The Branchiostoma floridae strain S238N-H82 chromosome 8, Bfl_VNyyK, whole genome shotgun sequence genome has a segment encoding these proteins:
- the LOC118420636 gene encoding trans-1,2-dihydrobenzene-1,2-diol dehydrogenase-like: MMLQSGKPVLCEKPKSTDSREVQQMISLAKEKNLFFMEAIWSRFFPVYEKVREILRSGELGEVRIVTASLGINFDGVPRLRNRSLAVGSLIEAGIYPIQFAAMVFGEEKPQGGTATGHLTDTGVDESATVGPEVQQQQNGSPDLQRVYNAVPRGLYLRNNGLA; encoded by the exons ATGATGCTCCAGTCAGGGAAGCCTGTGCTGTGTGAGAAGCCGAAGTCTACCGACTCCCGAGAGGTGCAACAGATGATCAGTCTCGCCAAGGAGAAGAACCTtttcttcatggag GCTATTTGGAGCCGTTTCTTCCCTGTGTATGAGAAAGTCCGAGAGATCCTCCGCTCGGGTGAGCTTGGAGAGGTGAGAATTGTCACAGCTTCCCTCGGAATCAACTTCGATGGTGTCCCGAGACTTCGAAACAG ATCCCTGGCAGTAGGCTCGCTGATTGAAGCAGGCATCTACCCGATCCAGTTTGCCGCCATGGTGTTTGGAGAGGAGAAACCTCAGGGTGGGACCGCCACTGGTCACCTCACAGACACGG GAGTGGACGAGTCCGCCACTGTTGGTCCTGAAGTACAGCAACAACAGAATGGCAGTCCTGACCTGCAGCGTGTCTACAACGCTGTCCCAAGAGGCTTATATTTACGGAACAATGGGCTCGCTTAA
- the LOC118421578 gene encoding gastrula zinc finger protein XlCGF57.1-like, with protein sequence MATQAVSNPATDEREQGHRKASLRKHTCSTCGKQFRDRWHLNEHMNTHTNEKPYECETCKKRFSQLSSLKSHMRTHTDEKPYRCEECDGKFRTLRELESHMRTHTGKKPYSCENCSKSFRHLDTLKKHRRTHTGEKPYRCEQCEKQLSELGSLKRHVRTHTGEKPYSCEECNKQFTDSGSLKKHMRTHTGEKPYRCEKCNKRFTISGNLNKHMRTHTGEKPYTCEKCSKQFSALSSLKKHMRTHTGEKPYSCKECNKQFSQSSQLKEHVKTHTGEKPYKCEKCDKRCSKLGNLKSHMLTHNLERPYYKCEECSKQFIHQKSLRSHMKTHSGDLEKPYRCDECSRQFGSLSHLKSHMMTHNGEKPYRCEECSRQFRRLDDLKRHIRTHTGEKPYRCEECNKHFSEKGSLQIHVRTHTGEKPYSCLKCSKRFSDRGHRNKHMRTHTGEKPYRCEQCSKQFSQLGNLRRHIKTHTGEKPFRCEKCSKQFSQLVALKRHVLIHTGERPYRCDTCNKRFNDPSSLTKHIRTHTGERPFKCETCNKRFAESGTLKSHMKTHTRDKARKM encoded by the exons ATGGCAACACAAGCTGTGTCTAATCCT gcAACAGACGAGAGAGAACAAGGGCACAGAAAGGCTTCTCTGCGTAAACACACGTGTTCGACATGCGGAAAGCAATTTAGAGATCGCTGGCATCTAAATGAACACATGAACACTCACACCAACGAAAAACCATACGAATGTGAGACGTGTAAGAAACGCTTTAGTCAGTTGAGTTCTCTAAAGAGTcatatgcgaactcacactgatgagaaaccttacagatgtgaggaatgTGATGGGAAGTTCAGAACCTTGAGAGAACTTGAgtcacacatgcggactcacacgggtaaGAAACCATACTCGTGTGAAAACTGTAGCAAAAGCTTCAGACACCTGGATACTCTGAAGAAGCATAggagaactcacaccggtgagaaaccctacagatgtgagcaGTGTGAGAAACAGCTCAGTGAACTTGGCTCTCTAAAGAGGCATGTGAGGacccacaccggtgagaaaccttacagttgtgaggagtgcaacaaacAATTCACTGATTCGGGCTCTCTGAAGAAACATATGCGtactcacaccggtgaaaagccctacagatgtgagaagTGTAACAAACGATTTACTATCTCTGGTAATCTGAACaaacatatgcggactcacacgggtgagaagccATACACGTGTGAgaagtgtagcaaacagtttagtgcGCTGAGTAGTCTGAAGAAGCATATGAGGacccatactggtgaaaaaccttacagctGCAAGGAGTGCAACAAACAGTTTAGCCAATCCTCTCAGCTGAAGGAGCACGTGaagactcacactggagagaaaccgtacaaatgtGAAAAGTGCGACAAGCGGTGTAGtaagctgggtaatctgaagagtCATATGCTGACGCACAACCTTGAGAGACCATACTACAAatgcgaggagtgcagcaaacaattCATTCACCAGAAATCTCTGAGGAGCCATATGAAGACTCACTCCGGAGATCTAGAGAAACCGTACAGATGTGacgagtgcagcagacagttcggTAGTCTGAGTCATCTTAAATCTCATATGATGACCCACAatggagagaaaccttacagatgtgaggagtgcagcaggcagttcagacGGTTGGATGATTTAAAGAGGCACATTCgcactcacactggagagaaaccgtacagatgtgaggagtgcaacaagcatTTTAGCGAGAAAGGTTCTCTGCAAATACATGTGAGGACGcacaccggtgaaaagccctacagcTGTTTGAAATGCAGTAAACGTTTTAGTGACAGGGGTCATCGAAATAagcatatgaggactcacacgggtgaaaaaccgtacaggtgtgagcagtgtagcaaacagtttagtcaaCTGGGTAATCTGAGGAGACATATCAAAACCCACACCGGGGAGAAACCCTTCAGATGTGAgaaatgcagcaaacagttcagtcagctg GTCGCTTTAAAGAGACATGTGCTGattcacaccggtgagagaccctacagaTGTGATACATGCAACAAACGTTTTAATGATCCTAGTAGTCTGACGAAGCACATaaggactcacaccggtgagagacccttcAAGTGTGAGACATGCAACAAACGTTTTGCCGAATCGGGTACCCTGAAGAGCCATATGAAGACTCACACTCGTGATAAAGCTCGAAAGATGTGA